The Manihot esculenta cultivar AM560-2 chromosome 17, M.esculenta_v8, whole genome shotgun sequence genome contains the following window.
CTGCTCTCTTCTGTTGGCTGTAGCTGTTCAAGCGCAAGTGGGAACTCCTGGGCTTCAACCAGCACCTTCACCTACTCCTGTTCCTTCTCCACCCACCACTCTTCCTCCGCCTCCTCCGCCTCCTTCTACTCCTACTACTCCTACTCCTACTCCTTCTCCGGCCACTAATGCAAGTTCTCTCACTTCTTTCCCATCCAAGTTCATGGGACTTGTGGGTCTTgttgtttctttctttctccttAAATTGTTGCCTTGATCCTTTGCATTTAGTTTCTCTTCTGTGTTTTGTGTCTTTCTTTGTAGTATTTTGGAATAATGATCAATGTGTTTTGTGTCTTTCTTTGTAGTATTTTGTAATAATGATCCATGATCATGAGCTCTAACctcatttcttttaaaaaaaattgtcttTTCTTTTGTTACTTAAATAATTTTGTGTTGATTTTAATGTTTGTTGTATTGcattattgtaataaaattattttgttttattaattGTCTTTGCTTGAGCATATATGATTAATATGTAATAGCATAttgaatatttttctttcttagattatgtttatattttcaTGTGTGGATCACCTtgtagatttttaaatttattttgcatttatatatatatatataccttatTTCAGCGTATGTCTCTAATTCAAACTTATAAAGTTATAACTTTGTGGATTCAATTTATTAGATCTAATCTTGACAACAAAAAAATTTCAAGGGAATTTACGATTATGTATACTAAAAAATAATCATTATTGCCAACAAgggaaaagaaaacaaaaagccATATTACCCTTTTATACGTGGATAAGCAAAAAAATCTAAgttattttgcaaaaaaattaaatttgtccATAAATTATACCtatgttattaaaa
Protein-coding sequences here:
- the LOC110604967 gene encoding classical arabinogalactan protein 4-like, encoding MALHKTLLTIIAISFACSLLLAVAVQAQVGTPGLQPAPSPTPVPSPPTTLPPPPPPPSTPTTPTPTPSPATNASSLTSFPSKFMGLVGLVVSFFLLKLLP